The Deinococcus roseus genome contains a region encoding:
- a CDS encoding alpha/beta hydrolase, whose product MPQTFRTTLTLSTLALMGSAFAATEAISLPGKGFELKGTLQIPEGKGPFLVALIIAGSGPTDRDGNNPLAGKNNSLKMLAEGLAQNGIASLRFDKRGIAASAIPNMKEDDLVFEDYVQDASHLLDLLKKDQRFNRYAVLGHSEGALIGLLVAKQNPVDRYVSISGAGSNAADILLTQLKPQLPATLYDQSADLIAKLRKGQTGAVPSPALASLFRPSVQPYLISWFKHDPARILTTLNTPALIVQGERDLQVTLQDAQKLHAAQPKSRLLVVPTMNHVLKSVAADQKSNMAAYSNPDLPLADGLLQGIVEFLK is encoded by the coding sequence ATGCCCCAGACTTTCCGCACCACCCTGACCCTCAGCACCCTGGCCCTGATGGGCAGTGCCTTTGCCGCCACAGAAGCCATCTCACTGCCTGGAAAAGGTTTTGAACTGAAAGGCACCCTGCAAATCCCCGAAGGCAAAGGCCCTTTCCTGGTGGCCCTGATCATTGCAGGCTCTGGTCCCACAGACCGCGACGGCAACAACCCCCTGGCAGGCAAGAACAACAGCCTCAAAATGCTGGCCGAAGGGCTGGCCCAGAACGGCATCGCTTCACTGCGTTTCGACAAACGGGGCATCGCTGCAAGTGCCATTCCCAACATGAAAGAAGACGACCTGGTTTTTGAGGATTACGTGCAGGATGCCAGCCACCTTCTGGACCTCCTGAAAAAAGACCAGCGCTTCAACCGTTACGCCGTGCTGGGCCACAGTGAAGGTGCATTGATTGGATTGCTGGTGGCCAAACAGAACCCTGTGGACCGCTATGTGTCCATCTCTGGAGCAGGCAGCAATGCAGCAGACATCCTGCTGACGCAGCTCAAACCCCAGCTTCCTGCAACCCTCTATGACCAGAGTGCGGACCTGATCGCCAAACTGCGCAAAGGGCAGACCGGAGCTGTGCCCAGTCCTGCGCTGGCTTCCCTGTTCCGCCCCTCGGTGCAGCCCTACCTGATCTCCTGGTTCAAGCATGATCCCGCCAGAATTCTTACCACCCTGAACACCCCAGCCCTGATTGTGCAGGGAGAACGGGACTTGCAGGTGACACTGCAGGACGCACAAAAGCTGCATGCTGCTCAGCCCAAATCCAGACTGCTGGTGGTGCCCACCATGAACCATGTGCTGAAATCGGTGGCTGCAGATCAAAAGTCCAACATGGCGGCCTACAGCAATCCAGACCTTCCTCTGGCCGATGGGCTGTTGCAGGGTATCGTAGAATTTCTGAAATAA
- the mqnB gene encoding futalosine hydrolase, whose protein sequence is MQILLIVATEGEALFFGALGLEVAVSGIGAVNAALTTLQAAGASRPDLIINAGIAGAFPGKGLNIGDVALSSQITYACVGAENHDGGFLDLRALGFPLQGELFNQLPVWEGAQDLAQRLGVQTGEMLTLDTVTGTKHTLEKLQNCYPEALTEGMEGAGVALAGLRLDLPVLEVRGISNMVGPRDRESWNIPLALKACRDVLEGVAF, encoded by the coding sequence ATGCAGATCCTGCTCATTGTTGCCACCGAAGGAGAAGCCCTGTTTTTTGGGGCACTGGGCCTGGAAGTTGCCGTCAGCGGCATTGGAGCCGTCAATGCTGCCCTCACCACCCTGCAAGCTGCTGGTGCATCCAGACCAGACCTCATCATCAATGCTGGAATTGCTGGAGCTTTTCCGGGCAAGGGCCTCAACATTGGAGATGTGGCCCTGTCCAGCCAGATCACTTACGCCTGTGTGGGAGCCGAAAACCACGATGGAGGCTTTCTGGATTTGCGTGCCCTGGGATTCCCCCTACAGGGAGAACTGTTCAACCAGCTTCCTGTCTGGGAAGGTGCACAGGATCTGGCCCAGCGGTTGGGGGTGCAGACCGGAGAAATGCTGACCCTGGACACCGTGACAGGCACAAAACACACCCTGGAAAAACTGCAGAACTGCTACCCAGAAGCCCTCACCGAAGGCATGGAAGGGGCAGGTGTTGCCCTGGCAGGCCTGAGGCTGGACCTCCCCGTGCTGGAAGTGCGCGGCATCAGCAACATGGTTGGCCCCAGAGACCGGGAAAGCTGGAACATCCCCCTGGCCCTGAAAGCCTGCAGAGATGTTCTGGAAGGGGTTGCTTTTTGA
- a CDS encoding DdrH, whose amino-acid sequence MTQEFREAMEKLKAQYAEALQDMPLPAGVPEYVQELIAKNDQETLLLMLKLSWVFGAQAGQAGQVQVQTTRIPTVQA is encoded by the coding sequence ATGACACAGGAGTTCCGTGAAGCCATGGAAAAACTCAAAGCCCAGTATGCAGAAGCGCTGCAGGACATGCCTCTGCCCGCAGGTGTGCCTGAGTATGTGCAGGAACTGATTGCAAAAAACGATCAGGAAACCCTGCTGCTGATGCTGAAGCTTTCCTGGGTGTTTGGTGCCCAGGCGGGTCAGGCTGGTCAGGTGCAGGTTCAAACCACCCGCATTCCCACCGTGCAGGCCTGA
- the pgm gene encoding phosphoglucomutase (alpha-D-glucose-1,6-bisphosphate-dependent) — protein sequence MALHELAGKPAPHNILVNIPRLVSSYYTVKPDPKNPLQRVGFGTSGHRGTSFNGTFNEDHILAVSQAVAEYRAEQGITGPLFIGMDSHALSEAAWITALEVLLANGVKVQVDKGRGYTPTPLISHAILGHNKGRTSDLADGIVITPSHNPPQDGGFKYNPPSGGPADTNITKVVQERANQLLESGLEGVKRIPLEEAFKAAEVFDFVTPYVEQLREVIDIDAIKQAGVKIGVDPLGGASLETWQAIRDHYNLDLTIVNDRIDANFSFMTVDRDGKIRMDCSSPYAMASLIGLKDQFDIAIGNDPDADRHGIVTRDGIMNPNHYLAVCINYLYQHRNWNSDIGVGKTLVSSSIIDRVVASLGKKLVEVPVGFKYFVDGLQNGTIGFGGEESAGASFQRFDGSAWSTDKDGIILGLLAAEILAKTGKSPSEHYQDLEGRFGATAYSRMDAEAGPAQKKVLSNLSPELVTATVLAGEPILAKLTRAPGNDEPIGGLKVVTENAWFAARPSGTEDVYKIYAESFKGQQHLEQVMQEAREVVSAAFKAAGL from the coding sequence ATGGCGCTGCACGAACTGGCTGGCAAACCCGCTCCTCACAACATTCTGGTCAACATTCCCCGCCTGGTGAGCAGTTATTACACCGTCAAACCCGATCCCAAAAATCCCCTGCAACGGGTGGGTTTCGGCACCAGCGGTCACCGTGGCACCTCCTTCAATGGCACCTTCAACGAAGACCACATTCTGGCCGTTTCGCAAGCCGTGGCAGAGTACCGTGCAGAGCAGGGCATCACTGGCCCCCTCTTCATTGGGATGGACAGCCATGCCCTCTCTGAGGCTGCCTGGATCACCGCTCTGGAAGTCCTGCTGGCCAACGGGGTCAAAGTCCAGGTGGACAAAGGGCGGGGCTACACCCCCACCCCTCTGATTTCCCATGCCATTCTGGGCCACAACAAAGGCCGCACCAGTGATCTGGCAGACGGCATCGTGATCACCCCCAGCCACAACCCACCCCAGGATGGGGGCTTCAAGTACAACCCACCTTCTGGGGGTCCTGCAGACACCAACATCACCAAAGTGGTGCAAGAAAGGGCCAACCAGTTGCTGGAATCTGGCCTGGAGGGAGTCAAACGCATTCCCCTCGAGGAGGCTTTCAAGGCTGCAGAGGTCTTTGATTTTGTGACCCCCTATGTGGAGCAGCTGAGAGAGGTCATCGACATCGATGCCATCAAACAGGCCGGGGTGAAAATCGGGGTGGATCCGCTGGGTGGAGCCAGCCTGGAAACCTGGCAGGCCATCCGGGACCATTACAATCTGGACCTCACCATCGTCAATGACCGCATCGATGCCAACTTCAGCTTCATGACCGTGGACAGAGACGGCAAGATCCGCATGGACTGCTCCAGCCCTTATGCCATGGCCTCCCTGATTGGCCTGAAAGACCAGTTTGACATTGCCATTGGCAACGACCCGGACGCAGACCGCCACGGCATCGTGACCCGAGATGGCATCATGAACCCCAACCACTACCTCGCGGTGTGCATCAATTACCTGTACCAGCACCGCAACTGGAACAGCGACATCGGGGTGGGCAAAACCCTGGTGTCCAGCAGCATCATTGACCGGGTGGTGGCTTCCCTGGGCAAGAAGCTTGTGGAGGTTCCAGTGGGCTTCAAATACTTTGTGGACGGCCTGCAAAATGGCACCATCGGCTTTGGGGGAGAGGAGAGCGCCGGGGCTTCCTTCCAGCGCTTCGATGGCTCTGCCTGGTCCACAGACAAAGACGGCATCATTCTGGGTCTGCTGGCTGCAGAGATTCTGGCCAAAACCGGCAAGAGCCCCTCTGAGCACTACCAGGACCTGGAAGGGCGTTTCGGGGCCACGGCTTACTCCCGCATGGACGCAGAAGCGGGACCTGCCCAGAAGAAAGTGCTGTCCAACCTGTCTCCTGAACTGGTGACGGCAACGGTGCTGGCTGGAGAACCCATCCTGGCCAAACTGACCCGTGCTCCCGGCAACGATGAACCCATTGGGGGTCTCAAGGTGGTCACCGAGAATGCCTGGTTCGCAGCCCGTCCCAGCGGCACCGAAGACGTGTACAAGATTTACGCCGAGTCCTTCAAGGGCCAGCAGCATCTGGAACAGGTGATGCAGGAGGCCCGTGAAGTGGTCAGCGCTGCATTTAAAGCTGCAGGTCTGTAA
- a CDS encoding DinB family protein, which yields MLADKTFLSKLGATPSEVLSRLHQEIQHFQESALNKQDHWFEPRETEAWTPAQITEHVILVSKVMSRVLTAYQLPEFPDFPKTPGTYQNGKMQSPSYAQPSEGKPWENLEPEWIKTHIRLVQTAEKVPNWQDERTVFHPFFGEMNALEWLQLATYHLIHHRRQLNAGPA from the coding sequence ATGCTTGCTGACAAAACCTTTCTTTCCAAACTGGGTGCCACCCCATCTGAAGTTCTGAGCCGTCTTCATCAGGAAATTCAGCATTTCCAGGAATCCGCCCTGAACAAACAGGACCATTGGTTTGAACCCAGAGAAACTGAAGCCTGGACCCCTGCCCAGATCACTGAACACGTGATTCTGGTGTCCAAAGTGATGTCGCGGGTGCTGACCGCCTACCAGTTGCCTGAATTCCCTGATTTTCCCAAAACCCCTGGAACCTACCAGAATGGCAAAATGCAAAGCCCCTCTTACGCACAGCCGAGCGAGGGAAAACCCTGGGAAAACCTGGAACCCGAGTGGATCAAAACCCACATCCGTCTGGTGCAAACCGCAGAAAAAGTGCCCAACTGGCAGGATGAACGCACCGTGTTCCATCCCTTCTTTGGAGAGATGAACGCCCTGGAATGGCTGCAACTGGCCACCTACCACCTGATCCACCACCGCAGACAGCTGAATGCAGGCCCGGCATGA
- a CDS encoding nitroreductase family protein has protein sequence MNPEDVKTFFRKHWTVRNYQPFQLPEEHLDAILYAAQRAPTDATAQMYTFIRLTDPVLKQQMGELTRNAHMGTASESFVICADIHRLNSLLEFRGYTPGDYPAVAVHFAVGDAVMAAQNMLIAAEMLGYMGCWIGGVMNALPQIQQLLKLPRGVFPFAALTIGVPAEEHKLRPRLDRALVIHENSYQDPTPEALDQAYQEMAAITSRGDWGLSLSRYFAKGGSMEIREGHLRDLLAQQGFDHVQPRNNLDADAVFQQAVQAGFPELVVRQKAAGLEAWLDQGHLAYRGDGTSLTEALKNALMEALKEHAE, from the coding sequence ATGAATCCTGAAGATGTCAAAACCTTCTTTCGCAAACACTGGACCGTTCGCAACTACCAGCCTTTTCAGCTTCCAGAAGAACATCTGGATGCCATTCTTTATGCTGCCCAGCGGGCTCCCACCGATGCCACGGCCCAGATGTACACCTTCATTCGCCTGACCGATCCTGTCTTAAAACAGCAGATGGGTGAACTCACCAGAAATGCCCACATGGGCACCGCCAGCGAGAGTTTCGTGATCTGTGCAGACATCCACCGCCTGAACAGCCTGCTGGAGTTTCGGGGCTACACCCCCGGAGATTATCCTGCTGTGGCAGTACATTTTGCTGTGGGTGACGCTGTGATGGCCGCCCAGAACATGCTGATTGCCGCAGAAATGCTGGGTTACATGGGCTGCTGGATTGGCGGGGTGATGAATGCCCTTCCACAGATTCAGCAGCTCCTCAAGCTGCCCAGAGGGGTGTTTCCTTTTGCGGCCCTGACCATTGGGGTGCCTGCGGAGGAGCATAAACTGCGCCCCAGATTGGACCGTGCCCTGGTGATCCATGAGAACAGCTATCAGGACCCCACCCCGGAAGCGCTGGATCAGGCCTATCAGGAAATGGCGGCCATCACCTCCCGGGGAGACTGGGGTCTCAGCCTCAGCAGGTACTTTGCAAAAGGCGGATCCATGGAAATCAGAGAAGGCCACCTGAGGGACTTGCTGGCCCAGCAGGGCTTTGACCATGTGCAGCCCAGAAACAACCTTGACGCCGATGCTGTGTTCCAGCAGGCCGTGCAGGCAGGTTTCCCTGAACTGGTGGTGCGCCAGAAAGCGGCAGGTCTGGAAGCCTGGCTGGACCAGGGTCATCTGGCCTACCGTGGTGATGGAACCAGCCTGACCGAAGCCCTGAAGAATGCTTTAATGGAAGCACTGAAGGAGCACGCTGAATGA
- a CDS encoding TetR/AcrR family transcriptional regulator — protein MKKGEQTRQHIVERAAPIFNTRGFSGTSIQDVLRETGLEKGGLYNHFKSKDELALEAFDHAIQLLRTAHKEAQQGRKGVLDRLQGIFEVTLRSALGEVMPGGCPVLNVSVEADDTHPQLKEQAQKAALSLQNFIAQVLAVGIKQGELKPELDPEATSRVLFALFEGGILLTKLHDNPEYLWDARNHMMALLSLYRREA, from the coding sequence ATGAAAAAAGGCGAGCAGACCCGCCAGCACATCGTGGAACGGGCCGCCCCCATCTTCAACACGAGAGGGTTTTCAGGGACCAGCATTCAGGATGTTCTGAGAGAAACCGGGCTGGAAAAAGGAGGCCTCTACAACCATTTCAAGAGCAAGGACGAACTGGCCCTGGAAGCCTTTGACCATGCCATCCAGCTGCTGCGCACCGCCCACAAAGAAGCCCAGCAGGGAAGAAAAGGAGTCCTGGACAGATTGCAGGGCATCTTTGAGGTGACCCTCAGGTCTGCTCTGGGCGAGGTGATGCCTGGAGGTTGCCCAGTGCTCAATGTCTCTGTGGAAGCAGATGACACCCATCCCCAGCTCAAAGAACAGGCCCAGAAAGCAGCCCTGAGCTTGCAAAATTTCATCGCCCAGGTGCTGGCTGTGGGCATCAAGCAGGGGGAGCTCAAACCCGAACTGGATCCGGAAGCCACCTCCCGGGTGCTGTTTGCGCTGTTTGAGGGGGGCATCCTGCTCACCAAGTTGCACGACAACCCGGAATACCTCTGGGATGCCCGCAACCACATGATGGCCCTGCTCAGCCTGTACCGCAGGGAGGCCTGA
- a CDS encoding GntR family transcriptional regulator, with protein MAKYPLIKATLKERLLSSYYPEGIPLPSEPLLAKEFDVSRMTARRAIDELEREGYVYRIQGAGTFPTGKRFRQGVFRIRPFREWARGAETHTRILQARVLDATPEMGVVLQIPAGEPIIFIHRLRTAGDEPLVIEKRYINFRMAGDLLKHNLAVESIHEVLVEKLGIPLTRVEQSLEAVNLRQEEAELLRVPVGTAAFLLRRTTYSGPTRVAYVNYWVRGDRYAFQDSFEP; from the coding sequence GTGGCCAAATACCCCCTGATCAAGGCAACGCTCAAAGAGCGACTGCTCAGCAGCTACTACCCCGAAGGCATCCCCCTCCCCAGCGAACCCCTGCTCGCCAAAGAATTCGATGTGTCCCGCATGACCGCGCGTCGTGCCATCGACGAACTGGAACGGGAAGGCTACGTGTACCGCATCCAGGGGGCCGGAACCTTCCCCACCGGCAAGCGTTTCCGTCAGGGCGTTTTTCGCATCCGGCCTTTCAGGGAATGGGCCAGGGGCGCAGAAACCCACACACGCATTCTGCAGGCCCGCGTGCTGGACGCCACCCCTGAAATGGGTGTGGTGCTGCAGATCCCCGCAGGCGAACCCATCATCTTCATTCACCGCCTCAGAACCGCTGGCGATGAACCCCTGGTGATCGAAAAACGCTACATCAACTTCCGCATGGCCGGAGATCTGCTGAAGCACAACCTCGCCGTGGAATCCATCCACGAGGTGCTGGTCGAGAAACTGGGCATCCCCCTCACCCGCGTGGAACAGAGTCTGGAAGCCGTGAACCTGCGCCAGGAAGAAGCCGAACTGCTGCGTGTACCCGTGGGCACCGCCGCTTTCCTGCTGCGCCGCACCACTTACAGCGGCCCCACCCGTGTGGCCTACGTCAACTACTGGGTGCGCGGAGACCGTTACGCCTTCCAGGACAGCTTCGAGCCCTGA
- a CDS encoding DinB family protein, whose protein sequence is MYQREALKAYGQTPPEVQESFRLAVERFERVFREVPKDQPWRAEGWNALQIQGHLIKTHELGALLVKVLESEKPHHRLLHLVAAAQQRSKAPRTISKLLAPKIVQLEASETELASRWSRTNQKFLSQLDQAHLTGKRTFPHLYIGELTALEWAQFMPYHLDHHLPQLEALQVAP, encoded by the coding sequence ATGTACCAGAGAGAGGCTCTGAAGGCTTATGGCCAGACCCCACCAGAGGTGCAGGAAAGTTTCAGGCTGGCGGTGGAGCGCTTTGAGCGGGTGTTCCGGGAAGTGCCCAAAGATCAGCCCTGGCGTGCAGAAGGCTGGAATGCCCTGCAAATCCAGGGCCACCTGATCAAGACCCATGAACTCGGGGCACTGCTGGTGAAGGTGCTGGAATCTGAAAAGCCCCACCACCGCCTGCTGCATCTGGTGGCTGCAGCCCAGCAACGCAGCAAGGCCCCCAGAACCATCAGCAAACTGCTGGCCCCTAAAATTGTGCAACTGGAAGCCTCAGAGACAGAACTGGCCTCCCGCTGGAGCAGAACCAACCAGAAATTCTTGAGTCAACTGGATCAGGCACACCTGACCGGAAAACGCACCTTTCCACACCTCTACATCGGAGAATTGACGGCACTGGAATGGGCGCAGTTCATGCCTTACCATCTGGACCACCACCTGCCCCAGTTGGAAGCCTTACAGGTTGCCCCCTGA
- the pyrE gene encoding orotate phosphoribosyltransferase has product MDVLQTYKYYGAFHEGHFLLASGRHSPYFLQSTTVLQHPVAADQFGEDLGRHVRDAGWRPDFVIGPAMGGVVLAYVTARPMGTRAIFAEKDGQGGMKIREAFGESLSNQSFVAVEDVITTGGSVLKAVQAAEKMGAKCLGIACIIDRRKNPEDLLEGHKVVSLTQLYFDTYLPDSLPDWLSERPLQEI; this is encoded by the coding sequence ATGGACGTCTTGCAAACCTACAAGTACTACGGCGCGTTCCATGAAGGGCATTTTTTGCTTGCTTCAGGACGGCATTCCCCCTATTTCCTGCAATCCACCACCGTGCTGCAACACCCGGTTGCCGCAGACCAGTTTGGTGAGGACCTGGGGAGGCACGTGCGCGATGCTGGCTGGCGTCCCGATTTCGTGATTGGCCCGGCCATGGGTGGGGTGGTGCTGGCTTACGTGACCGCCAGGCCAATGGGCACCCGCGCCATTTTCGCTGAAAAAGACGGACAGGGCGGCATGAAAATCCGCGAAGCCTTCGGAGAGAGCCTGAGCAACCAGAGTTTCGTGGCCGTGGAAGATGTGATCACCACCGGAGGCAGCGTGCTGAAAGCCGTGCAGGCTGCTGAAAAAATGGGTGCGAAATGTCTGGGCATCGCCTGCATCATTGACCGCCGCAAGAACCCCGAAGACCTGCTGGAAGGCCACAAAGTGGTGTCCCTGACCCAGCTTTACTTCGACACCTACCTGCCCGACAGCCTGCCGGACTGGCTCTCCGAAAGGCCCCTGCAGGAAATCTGA
- a CDS encoding autorepressor SdpR family transcription factor, with product MNEVFKALSDPTRREILRVLRESPKTAGELADLFPLAKSTLSGHFNVLKAAGLVRTEKEGTTITYYLNATVMQDALTHIMGLFKVGEEP from the coding sequence ATGAACGAAGTCTTCAAAGCCCTGTCTGACCCCACCCGCAGAGAAATCTTGCGGGTGCTGCGGGAAAGCCCCAAAACCGCAGGCGAACTTGCCGACCTCTTTCCTCTGGCCAAAAGCACCCTCTCGGGGCATTTCAATGTCCTGAAAGCCGCTGGACTGGTGCGCACCGAAAAAGAAGGTACCACCATCACTTACTACCTCAATGCCACCGTGATGCAGGACGCCCTGACCCACATCATGGGGCTCTTCAAAGTGGGAGAAGAACCATGA
- a CDS encoding glucose-1-phosphate thymidylyltransferase yields MKAIIPAAGLGTRLRPLTYTRPKPVLKVANKPIILFAIENLLAAGISDIGIIVSGLTRKDIEEAINGTPGVNITYIHQGETLGLGHAVKMAKEFVGDDDFCVYLGDNLFGNGITSYVERFQETGADAVIALVEVENPSSFGVAVLNEEGQITQLIEKPKDPPSNLAVAGVYCFKPGIMNILENLKPSARGEYEITDAIAELIHSGQTVIGERVQGWWKDTGKPYDLIDANRLLLEDLEPRMDGEVVESRITGRVVIEEGAMVKNSIVMGPALIGKDVVIENAYVGPFTSIGRKSRICNSEVEYSVIDAEVVIENVDVRLQECLLGLRAQIKGKTGVPRAHRFILSDASVLDLSVQ; encoded by the coding sequence ATGAAAGCCATTATTCCTGCTGCCGGTCTGGGCACCCGACTTCGCCCCCTCACTTACACAAGACCCAAACCGGTTCTGAAAGTTGCCAACAAACCCATCATTCTTTTCGCCATTGAAAACCTGCTGGCTGCAGGCATTTCGGACATTGGCATCATCGTTTCGGGCCTGACCCGCAAGGACATCGAGGAGGCCATCAACGGCACCCCCGGCGTCAACATCACCTACATCCACCAGGGGGAAACCCTGGGGCTGGGCCACGCAGTCAAAATGGCCAAGGAATTTGTGGGAGACGACGATTTCTGTGTGTACCTTGGAGACAACCTTTTTGGAAACGGCATCACCTCTTATGTGGAGCGTTTTCAGGAAACCGGAGCAGATGCAGTGATTGCCCTGGTGGAGGTTGAAAACCCGAGTTCCTTCGGTGTAGCAGTGCTGAACGAAGAAGGGCAGATCACCCAGCTGATCGAGAAGCCCAAGGATCCACCCAGCAATCTGGCGGTGGCCGGGGTCTACTGCTTCAAACCGGGCATCATGAACATCCTGGAAAACCTCAAGCCTTCTGCCCGTGGCGAGTACGAGATCACCGATGCCATTGCCGAACTGATCCATTCGGGCCAGACCGTGATTGGTGAACGGGTGCAGGGCTGGTGGAAAGACACCGGAAAACCCTACGATCTGATCGATGCCAACCGCCTGCTGCTGGAAGACCTGGAACCCCGCATGGATGGCGAGGTCGTCGAATCGCGCATCACGGGTCGGGTGGTGATCGAGGAAGGCGCGATGGTGAAAAACAGCATCGTCATGGGTCCAGCCCTGATCGGCAAGGATGTGGTCATCGAGAACGCCTATGTGGGGCCGTTCACCAGCATCGGGCGCAAGAGCCGCATCTGCAATTCAGAGGTGGAATACAGCGTGATCGATGCTGAAGTGGTGATTGAGAACGTGGATGTGCGCTTGCAGGAATGCCTGCTGGGCCTGAGGGCACAGATCAAGGGCAAAACTGGGGTGCCCCGTGCCCACCGGTTCATCCTGTCGGATGCCAGTGTGCTGGACCTCAGCGTGCAGTGA
- a CDS encoding DUF1648 domain-containing protein, giving the protein MNNLKNDLWAWLVFVLVWGYIVYNFGSLPDRVPVHYNFQNVPDRYGHPAEVFINLALIVPYFALLFMESTVLGMKGQQNQQNMAQIQQYARLMLILLPSGIALGEVLTWQGILGTSGMMKVIFSMVGVFLMLTGNISPRVSRNFLSGFRTAYTLRSDLAWYDVNRKGAYLMTLCGLLVILLTWVLPGNWPIFGLLGSVAVLLLGMLQLGKRAKTLWEQDARKIPLDQKPF; this is encoded by the coding sequence ATGAACAACCTGAAAAACGATTTGTGGGCCTGGCTGGTCTTTGTGCTGGTCTGGGGATACATCGTTTACAACTTCGGATCCCTGCCAGACAGGGTTCCCGTGCACTACAACTTCCAGAATGTGCCAGACCGCTATGGACATCCTGCAGAAGTGTTCATCAACCTGGCCCTGATCGTGCCCTATTTTGCCCTGCTGTTCATGGAATCCACTGTTCTGGGCATGAAAGGCCAGCAGAACCAGCAGAACATGGCCCAGATCCAGCAGTATGCCCGCCTGATGTTGATCCTTCTGCCTTCTGGCATTGCTCTGGGAGAGGTGCTCACCTGGCAGGGCATCCTGGGCACCAGTGGCATGATGAAGGTGATTTTCAGCATGGTTGGCGTGTTCCTGATGCTCACGGGCAACATCTCACCGAGGGTCAGTCGCAATTTCCTCTCTGGTTTTCGCACGGCTTACACCCTCAGAAGCGACCTTGCATGGTATGACGTGAATCGCAAAGGAGCCTACCTGATGACCCTGTGTGGCTTGCTGGTGATCCTGCTCACCTGGGTGCTTCCCGGAAACTGGCCCATCTTTGGATTGCTGGGCAGTGTGGCCGTGTTGCTGCTGGGCATGTTGCAACTCGGGAAACGTGCAAAAACCCTCTGGGAGCAGGATGCCCGAAAGATCCCACTGGACCAGAAGCCGTTTTGA
- a CDS encoding O-acetyl-ADP-ribose deacetylase, translated as MSRIQLHQGDITKLNVDAIVNAANSSLLGGGGVDGAIHRAAGPQLALECLKLAGCKTGQAKITAGYKLPARHVIHTVGPYWSGGNRHEDELLASCYQHSLELAEKHGLKTIAFPAISTGIYRFPLERATQIAIATVKTFLEEHSIPEQVTFVCFSAHDFQVYQRLLQEAGNLPDPI; from the coding sequence ATGAGCCGCATTCAACTGCATCAGGGAGACATCACAAAACTGAATGTCGATGCCATTGTCAACGCCGCCAACAGCAGTTTGCTGGGAGGCGGAGGGGTGGACGGAGCCATCCACCGTGCAGCAGGACCCCAGTTGGCCCTGGAATGCCTGAAACTGGCAGGTTGCAAAACCGGACAGGCCAAAATCACTGCGGGATACAAACTGCCCGCCCGACATGTCATTCACACTGTAGGACCCTACTGGAGTGGAGGCAACCGCCATGAAGATGAACTGCTGGCCTCCTGCTACCAGCACAGTCTGGAACTTGCAGAGAAGCACGGCCTGAAGACCATTGCCTTTCCAGCCATCAGCACAGGCATTTACCGCTTTCCACTGGAACGGGCCACCCAGATCGCCATCGCCACAGTGAAAACCTTTCTGGAAGAGCATTCCATTCCAGAGCAGGTGACTTTCGTGTGCTTCAGTGCCCACGATTTTCAGGTGTACCAGCGGCTGTTGCAAGAAGCAGGAAACCTGCCAGATCCCATCTGA